In Ciona intestinalis chromosome 7, KH, whole genome shotgun sequence, the genomic window aatttaattgttaaccatactgttttaaattcatatttataGTCATAACATTTctgtgtattaaatatatatatatattccatattttcccatatattaataaatttcttGAACACAAAACAACTTTACAAACTAGGCCTACCATCTGAAGGTACCAGAgtctaaaactttattttatcaagAAAGTCAAACAAGAATCAGGTAAAAAATTAGCTTGCAAAAAACTTGTAcagaaataaagttattaaaataaagaatatttttaaacctaaaaattaaaaccatcaTCATTTTTTAGGGGAacgaaatgttttaaatcacTGGGTGAAAGCGTTTAGATTAAAGCAGACACTTCCTTCTCAGACgctaaaaaaatgcaaatgtGAATACATGGCTTGAAGTTTAGGTGATTACTTATTCACATATTCTTGCCAGGTCTCCAGGAAATGTTGTTTAGCCCTTGAAACTGTCGCTTTAACATGTTACTATCAGCCCATTGTGAGTTAAGATGATTGTCATCTTCAACCTCTTGTAGTTTCTAAAGATACAACTCACTAAGTGTACAGATTTGTGAAAAAGACTACCATAACATAGGGCAGTGATATATCAATCAgtaaacataacttttttcTAGTGGCTATGCCTCAACGCTAGACCTACTGTTATGTATTGTTATGCAACAAAATAAAGGTTTTACTGCAAAATATGATTAAATCTCAACATATAGTGACTagcatttaaactaaaagatAAAAGCTATTATGTTATTGGTTGTAAACTTAGAAAACTAACCTTCAGATCCTCCTGTCGTCGATAAGCTTGAAGCATCATTTGCTTTTTCTCATCTTCAGTTACCACGGGCTCTCTTCCAGGAGGACCGGTCCCTCTCTTCTGCAACTTCACCACAATCTTCGTTTTCTCATTCTTTCCAACATAATCGGACAACTTCTTATTAAGCTGCATCTCTTTTGCCGCCCACCATAAAGATCCTTGGTCAGCCGGTATTACACTTAGTGACGCTTGTGTTCCTgcaacataaatttaatttagtaaagTAAATATCAGAAAAACCGGGATCTCAGGACAATGAATGCTCAACGCTGATACCATTATAAGAATGTGTGTTCTCGGGCAAAATGCATTCATTTGCATTTACCTGTAACTGACATCCTGACCACCAATAAATAAACGCACCTGATAAATCCTCCTCTCCATCAAACTCCATCTTTATTGGGTCATGAGGGGGAAGTCCCATGGGATAAACGATGGTAACGGCCCCCCGTAATTCATTTAAAGTGTCTTTGATTATTTCTTTTGTCATTACAGAGTTTGCATCAACAAGTTTCTATAACCAATGCAGTTAATTAATACATCAAATCTTTCACATACAGATGTTAGTATAAGTATACATGGATAAAGTTGTTGACATAGGTGTTACCAAACTGCTGTGGGTCGCAAATTGCAACTCATAATGCACAACTAGATATGcagcaacaaacaacaaatgcGGAAACTTCTCGCAATTTATTGTTAAGTCATGATAGTtcaacaacaaacataaactGACACACAGTTTGGTCATCTCTgaaccttgttttaaaattgtcagcaatTAAACAGTAACAACCTAAGAGACagattatatttataattttacccaATAATGATGACAGGCAGTTTAATAATTACTTTGTTGATATTAGCTTTAGCTTCATTTATCGTTTTAATGAGAACTTCCGCCATCTTTGTACTTGGAGCTTGTCCATTTCTTCGTCCTATATCATCTTTACAAAAAGTAGCTCCACCACTTGGTATGCATCTGTATgggtgaaaaaaaacaactcgAGAGGAACTCACCATGGGTGAATATAGATACTGGAAAAGTAAATAGGCTGAAGTGGCCCAATGCATCAAAAGCATAAGCTGTATAAAagagaacacccatgttttatcAATGTCCTGCCCTACCATGtgagtataaataagttacattcacattttAATACAACAATATCTCTTAAATATATGCACCTCTCTGCCCATTCATCcttaagttttaattcaataatttgttCATCCGTTAAACCCTGCATGTTATAAGGAAGAAGAGTTCCATGTTTTGCTAGATATTccatttctaaaaaaaaaatgtttttttttataccaatatTCTCCATTCTATATaggtgggtgaggtcctacagcatgacACACCATTGGTTTCTTATTTGGGTCCAAGTTTCCCGATGATTCCAACAATAGAAATTCATTCAAATGTCAGTTGTTATTGATTTACCCTCgattttagaaatgttttaagtgttttatacccatgggactatacaaagaagacgaaaaaaaaattcttcttctttgtatagtcccttgggtattgtaaaaaaattgtaattatttaaattaaaaaatacggaaaaacgaacaaaacagcactacaaagtgttaataagtgtaagacaaattaattaaataataaaaatacctttctgaatacataaaacactagtaagaacatatttcccacattaggtcggttacaTACACTCTTTCGTTGTGTCTACtgtcgtcgagtctgtggtgtaacggtttgcgtgcggtcgtaaactctctttgtttcatttttaccgggttcgagtctcGCACaatggaatactttttttatattttttttcaagttttttttttgtttgacgagttaggggttaggagttagtgttaggggttaggggctaggagttaggggtttatatcttatgtgtataaaccgtgaaactaactgctccccatagaatagagaaacgaatttgtcatcgcctcctagcggaaaaaattttccgtattctctgtatagctccatgtgttttatacactagttacaaaaatatactCTTGGCTGGTAAAACAGATATACAAAGTGTATATTTGTTGTACTGTAGCATTGTAGCAAACTAAATGTCTGGTTTACTTTATAATTTGGGTAAAACTAGAACAAAAACTATTGCTATTCCTTATAGTAAAGTAAAACTGTTGATTgcttttgaacaaaaaaattaacagcaaaccTGAGCAAATCCTCTCAATTTTCAGCCTTCCATTATAAAGATGTAAAAGTTCATCAACTAATACAGATACATCGACCTGGACAGTTGTGTCGTACAAAAATTGACTTTGTTCTCCGTGTTTAACGTGAAGACGAACCATCTTCGTTTTTTacggtttataaaaaaacggtTTGCAGGTTTTAAAGCTGGAACACAGTGTTTCAGAAATTAGTATTGATTAAACAAACGTAACTCAGTTATCCTCGGATgatggggcaacgacagtcgttacataATTTCTACGTTACAAACTTTATACAGTATAACATAACCTTTCTTAATGAAAGCCTACTTTGAATTTACCGGCTTTATAAAATTCCAGAATGTATTATGACTcgactttaaaaaatgatgatAAAAGTGTTGCCGAATAAATTCATCTTAAACTgatgacatttttttcaattgttttgcATCGTTAaccctttaatttttttgtaaattttataaaaatatgacaaaaattATTGCAGAGTAAACAACATTGATGTTGGTAGctgcaatatatataaaaaagttattagtTTAACATATAACAATACAAGAAAAATACTGTCGTGCAGCACTATTGTTCTGCTTGAATGCGGTTGGCATAGCAACGGTGCAAAGCTTGTGATAAAGGcttattaaaaaagaattctGCAAGGTATGTAAGTCATTACCTTTAAAACTATGTCGTGCAATAATTATGCTATTTGTTCTACGTATTAATCTGTTCTAAACTGTTGCTGCTGTTTTGCAATTGGCACCGGTTCCCGTTTACATAATAATCACTTCCTTTAACTATTTCCAAGTCTAATAAAATTTCTTAAGGTTTAGTGCAACAACTAGTTGCGcacttataaaaatatttatgttattgtATGATAGAAGTACCTGAAACCTTTTATTTGATTATCTTTGAAATAATACCTACTGTTTGTGGGATGTTCCACACTACATCCTAGTTATAAAGAATAGAATATTACCATCTATATAGAACAAAGACAgtcacaaaatatatttctgtgCAGGAATAATTGTTGCACTCACAATAATCTGAGATTTTACATTGTAACACGCACCAGATCTTAATACATTATTACTATTGGTAACTATTTCGTGTGGCAGGCTACTGCCAGTACAAGCTATTGATAATAGAAAATCCAGTATAACAAATGTTGTTAcactaataaaaattaatatattcgaaattcaggATTCATCATTATAAAGTGTTTAGGTATAtctgtgaaaaaatatttagtgtTTAAGGGGTTTTGTAaccatttatttgtttttttacaataaatataaaccatattatagatttgatttaaatgtttagtGCACCAAACTGGGtacattgttaaatttaatatatttgaaatttaagtttaaccACTTTTAAgtactttatttaatatatataaagtagggcggggcaagatgggacacattttcatgctattttcttgtcccacttggtagtaaacaaagaacattcaaagaattgtaccactgtatcttcacaactttcatagaccgttgttagttgttttaaacctgattcagatatttggataatatgtgcgaaaggtgtcctatcttcccccgtcctactatatatatataaaataaagtactTAATATTGGTTGGACTATATCAAAAAATACATAGCATTTTTTCGGATTAGCAAGGTACAAATGAGCACTGAATGCAAAAAATCTATCTTTATTTCAACACAAATCCACTATACGACTTAGTCTAGTAGTATTTTGATAATACCAATATTGATTAGTTTAGCAAATGTTGCTAGACTTTCAAAGATTTAAAAGCGATTTTATTTGATGATACAAAAtaccaaataatttttattagtttgtgTAAAACTATTTACAATTTGTGGGGTGTCCCACCATACATCAGTTATAATTGggtaatattttacttttttattacgtATGAGTTTTCGTACTTCTTGAGTATAACTAAGTGTTTAGTTTAGTGCACACTCAATTTGGCCCAGGTCATGCTACCAGTGTGCATGCCCCTGGTGTCTGAATAGGTTTCATTCTCTACTTAGTTGCTTTTTTACTCCATGACATTCTTAGGTCAAAACCATGGGAGAGAATGACAATGTGAAGAAGGCACAGGTTAACAGGAAGGGAAGAGGGCGTTTGTATATTCCTCATGGAAGGGGGGAAGAAGCTGTGTACAAACCTCATACAGAACATATtaaagtttcatacacccagTAAATATCATAagaaatgttgttgtttttgtagaTTATTGTAGTGTCAAACCCTGATATATACAAATGGTAGACGAAATGTAGACAAAACGGTGTTTAGGTTATGTCTACTAACAaagatttatataaatttaaattatattactTCTACTTCCAGGTGTGGCCCAGACTGGAGTTCTCGCCTAAGATGGCTACCGTCACCAAAACCAAAGAAAGGCAAAGATCGTGAAACAACTTTCCACCCACCAATGAAATCCATTCGTCATTTTCCACACCAGCATAATGTTTCAACTGGCAAGGAATATAAGTTCTATCCTCCACATGGCATTCCTATTGTCTACGGCAAAGGAAAAGCAACATTGTTCAATGCCACACACAAAGCTTCCCAAATATCAAACACAGAGATTAGCGATACTTTAAGGTTTGGGTCGCATGGTCTTGTTACAGACCCAAGGAATAATATAACAGAAGTATCTCCTGGCGATAAACCGTACCAAGCTGCTGAATATTCAGTAGATTTTCATAAGTTTGGATCAACTAGGCCTGTTGTTAATTTTGGGTGAGTTGAATGGTGGTTTAgttgattctattttatatggttcAGGTTTTTACCACAGGGCATCCAGGGGATATGAGATTAATGCTAAAGTTTACATATTACCTAGATATAGAATGATACTTTCGGATTGATGTTAAATTATCTGTTTTATATGGGCATAGTCCTGAAGTAAGGGAAGTAACTTAAGTGCCTTGATAATCACccatttatcctcacatggtggggcaactgTAGAGTTATAAAATTGGTAATCTATATTTATAGGCtcttatataaataattactCACCCTTATATATTACAGAGGTTTTCAACTTCAGAAAGAACAAACATTCATCCCAATGTCTGAAACAACGAAAACACAGACGTAAGTCCTTTTTATGTACCCTGTTCCTTAATAACCGcgttaaaatatgtatatatctcCAAATATTACtagtgaaaataaattacttaCTTATTCTTCTTCTGGGGTGGATGCCTTGCCTAGTAACATTCTACAGTTAGTATTTAAAAGCTCTTGAACAGCATTATTGAGCAGGTAACCACTACGCTCAATAATGTTATGATTTTGAAAGAGATCTggcaattgtttaattttgcaaTCTTTAAACAATAAGATGTTTTTTCAGTATTAGAATTCATCAGACTACAACAGTATAGTATACTCATTATTCTTTCTGTTTTAGGTAATTTTTACTTTAGGAAGCCACTACTCCtgtaaatatgtatttaacatttattctttactaCAATAATCACAGAGAAAAGTTCTTATTACTATTATGTTATGTGTAATGTTTTGTGTAATTGTTGCTTTAGGAAACCTTACCATGTAAAGGAAGaacaaagaaagaaaattgCAGAAGTTGAAGTTGTGATTGGGTTGGAAGACTGGAGACCTGCTTCACCACTTATTGTTCCTGTTACTGATGTAAAAATGTAGCGTGAATAAAAAGTACAGCAAACATCACTGTAAGGTTGCTGAGAATATACAATTGCAACTGGGAACTATACACCCTTGCACtttctgtatttaaaaccTGTATAATATTAAGCTCTGATAACTTCAAATACCTTGATGTAAAATAAATCTGATCTGAagaaattacattaaaaactgttttcacATCCTCCTTAACTATTCCcaaaatactgttttttaacatatatagcACATTGTTGTGCAGAATACTGTCAAACACTAAGTTTTAATGACCATCTACCAATGGATAGTAAAAACTTATTATCTTATtcagtgttattttttatagtagacccatttttcttaaataactGTGAAAAGCTAACTTAATAGTATTGGTATTCAACTGTATCCTATAAAAGGCTTTAGTGCTcgtttaaatacaataacttatgttttgtctgataaaatttaattaaaaaccaaagTATGAAGCAAGGCACATATACAGTATAGAAATACCAGGATACATAACACTTAGTACGAGACAACATAAACACACTAACTCAATCATTCACAGTAATCTGTTATATGAATTGTATCAATACAAATTTGTTGGAGTATGAATATTGgtaataaaacatgtaataGGACTTTTAGAAGTTTTAATACAGCAGTACCAAGCAGCATAATACACAAACATGAGTTATTAAGTTATGGAAtgcaaaacaacatatttgtaTACAGTAATAGAAGCTTCTAAATCACTCCTTGTAATTTACTGTTGCATTTTGAattcaacttttattaaattgcgAAATAAGTATGCAGCCCACTATGTCATATTttcaggtaattttttttcacgaAGCAGTGTTTTATGAACCAAGATTTATTTTAGTCAGAATTAAACCTAACACAAAAGGTAAATTGTTCCAATAGCaagcattttaataaatacatatGAACAAGCAATGCTTATATTAGTGTGGAAGCGTACATAGCTTTGCATATAATGTAAATCATCTCCAAATCCTGCATGTATTATCCTTACTACCTGTTAGTATGGTGTCACCTTCATAGTTAAACACACAGCTAAATATTTCATCTGTGTGGCCTTCAAACACTTGCAAGCATTCACCtgagtttaaaatacaataataagcACAAAGTACTTGAAGAAGATAGGTATATGAGTTTATAGTCTgtgtgtaaataaacaaaattttgggTTCATGTTAGgcttaaaaatgtattaaattttcaaGATCTCGTGCTAAACAGTGGGAACAGAATACTTAACCACATATTCCCACAGTTAAGAATGTTGAGATAGTATCTGTTGAACATGTGAATAAACCTTTTTTGAGCGCAGCTATTAATAATGCATTGAACATAGCCTATATTCCTACAATATCCAGTTTACTGAAATAAACATGACATACTGGCAATTTGGTACAAACTAGATTACtagtatattattttaattttaaattaggaCCACCCACCATTACTAACATCCCAAAGTCTTGCAGTTTTATCAGTTGAGCCCGTAAGTATACGCCGGCCTTGTGGATTAAAACATACTTTGGATACTTCCCCCTCATGCCCCTCAAACACATGAAGACACTTCTGCGTTCCTGCGTCGTATGTACGGGCTGTGCCTATAGTGGATGTTGTATTGTCAATTCTACTATTATTCTTGGTCAAAAGtgtcaaacttttataaatgctTGCCTTGCACCCTGTGTTTAGCACCTATGCCCATGGACCATAGCAATAtggcatatttaaaaatgagtgCACTAAGTTGTAATATGGTATGCAACAAAAGGCTGTGTTTTTTAAGGTTATTAAATTAGGTGTGCCACAATTGAACACAAAAGTGTCCAAGGAAAATATCCATATTTACCATCTGCTGATCCACTGACAATTTGTTGACCAGTGCTGTTGAAGCCGATATCAAACACTTCATCACTGTGGCCACGTAAGGTTCCAATGCATTGACCTGTCCTTATGTCCCataactgtttaataaaaaagtaaaaagaagAGTTAGTagttataaactttaaaatatgttactaTATCATGTGGGTTAGGGCCTACATCATGGCATGCCACGAGACATGACAGTTAAGTCAGATTCGGCCAATTACCACAAGGCACcgacctattagtgaccactgggttgcagtAATGTCAACTAAGTGTCTTGACGAAGGACACACACGCAGACGTCGATCGTTATCGCACTTGTTTTGGTTATGATTTAAGTGACTTAGACTAACCACTGATAAGGACAAGGTtcatataataaatacaaccAGTATTAGATATCAGTATACCACCCTCACCTTGCTTGACTTATCCATAGAAGCAGTTGCAATCAGTGAACAATCATAATTGAATTGTGCTGTAGATATCTCCCCTCTATGTCCAATCAGTGTGTTGGTTTGTTGCGCTGTATTCACATCCCATAACACCACAGTGTGGTCGAAACTACCAGTGAGCATCTGGTCACCTCGTGAGTTGAAAGCAAGTGAGATGATTTCACCAGAGTGGCCCTGAATGTTGTGTGTATTGTGTTATTTACACTAAAGGTACATTATATGCACATAAGTGTAAATATATATGCTTACAGAGTTACAgactttaaaaacttttactgAGGCAAATTATATGCGCACAGATATTAAAAcgcaataaaaacaacaaacaaagttcTGGCGTATATGGACAATGTTACATCTTTTTGTGGCCACACACATTTCATTTAGGCTAAATGATCAATTAGATTCTTCTTCCAAGAACCTACTTAATTAAATAGAGAATCATTAactttgaaatatattaagtCAAA contains:
- the LOC100183986 gene encoding cilia- and flagella-associated protein 298-like; its protein translation is MVRLHVKHGEQSQFLYDTTVQVDVSVLVDELLHLYNGRLKIERICSEMEYLAKHGTLLPYNMQGLTDEQIIELKLKDEWAERCIPSGGATFCKDDIGRRNGQAPSTKMAEVLIKTINEAKANINKKLVDANSVMTKEIIKDTLNELRGAVTIVYPMGLPPHDPIKMEFDGEEDLSGTQASLSVIPADQGSLWWAAKEMQLNKKLSDYVGKNEKTKIVVKLQKRGTGPPGREPVVTEDEKKQMMLQAYRRQEDLKKLQEVEDDNHLNSQWADSNMLKRQFQGLNNISWRPGKNM
- the LOC100179294 gene encoding spermatogenesis-associated serine-rich protein 1-like encodes the protein MGENDNVKKAQVNRKGRGRLYIPHGRGEEAVYKPHTEHIKVSYTQCGPDWSSRLRWLPSPKPKKGKDRETTFHPPMKSIRHFPHQHNVSTGKEYKFYPPHGIPIVYGKGKATLFNATHKASQISNTEISDTLRFGSHGLVTDPRNNITEVSPGDKPYQAAEYSVDFHKFGSTRPVVNFGGFQLQKEQTFIPMSETTKTQTKPYHVKEEQRKKIAEVEVVIGLEDWRPASPLIVPVTDVKM